From Thunnus albacares chromosome 22, fThuAlb1.1, whole genome shotgun sequence, the proteins below share one genomic window:
- the adgra3 gene encoding adhesion G protein-coupled receptor A3, producing MRVDVLQLFVILLLSGGGGSAISSDCKSYDERSKSSGKSLPADRKVVCSNMGLHQLLPPDSFPNRTVTLILNNNKIQELRNGSFFGLSTLEKLDLRSNMISRIEPGSFLGLPALKRLDLSNNSIGCLNVDIFKGLTSLIRLNLSGNMFSSLAQGTFDSLASLKSLEFQTPYLLCDCNLLWLLRWIKEKGIVVKNTKCSYPQSLQGQLITSIRPELLTCDAPLELPSFKLTPSQRQVVFKGDSLPFQCQASFVAEDMQVLWYQNGRMVKPDAAQGIFIEKRMVQNCSLIASALTISNIQPGFTGNWECRVRTSRGNTTRTVHIVVLESSAKYCAPERVSNNKGEFRWPRTLAGIRAYLPCNRLPSSAGTYSGSSGEEQQAWRYCDREGLWAEEDYSRCHFQKDVTRFLYVINQMPLNESNVVASARRLLVYTIDAANFSDKMDIIFVAEMIEKFGKFVEKFKDLGEVMVSMASNLMLADERVLWMAQREAMACSRIIASLQKIAVHRLATAQAFSLTSPNIALEAHAVRANDWNGMTCMLFQRPSPERTPGQDRQLTFKCNTTSSFSSILHKSTIVEASLQLPQSIFTQSALPGQVDDTVYKLHLLGFRNGKFFPSTGNSSQLADGGKRRSVATPVIMAMIDGMSLRVLRTPVNITLRRFARGSDAVSACWNFSLVGGQGGWQSDGCRILGHHDNFTTISCNSLGNYGLLMDLSSVEYFSPSIQPLHPVIYATTIILLLCLLTIIISYIYHHRSVRVSRKCWHMLVNLCFHISLTCGVFVGGINQTRHASVCQAVGILLHYSTLATALWVGVTARNIYKQVTRKAKRYEELDEPPPPPRPMLRFYLIGGGIPIIVCGITAAANIKNYGSRTNAPYCWMAWEPSIGAFYGPVGFILFVNCMYFLSILLQLRRHPERRYELKEPTEEQQHLASANSEAGPDGPSSHCHPLTLQLQPHEASSSIVSAPHAVPLSALENEHTFAAQLMGAAGALGLYVALWVFGAMAVSQDHPFDLAFTCLYGVAALALGAFILAHHCVNRQDMRRYWSQACCSGRRAYSAQEDVLLPQPGVAMTSTAGSTNKADGESAKCGHSSADSSYTNKSAPSMRNSAHGSKLTNLHAEAAQCKSVSAPVTANGAAVLDNSLTEHSVDNEIKMHVAPVEVQFRPMNNINNPAAATNGHASRHHKNRARAHRASRLTVLREYAYDVPTSVDGSVQGAPHRRHHHYDIAARNSRRAAYMAYRERHQSQLQQDSSDSASLPRRSRYADKGGGSSVGNGTVASVETEQEATAGASSSSKDSGPVKPPSSTELESQPKSYGLNLITQNGGTLKENGQPVPLINSESAASIKTGLWKHETTV from the exons aaTTTTAAACAACAATAAGATTCAAGAACTGAGAAATGGATCCTTCTTTGGATTGTCTACATTGGAAAAATT gGACCTGCGGAGTAACATGATCAGTCGTATCGAACCAGGATCGTTCCTTGGATTGCCGGCGCTCAAAAGACT AGACTTGTCCAACAACAGCATCGGCTGTCTCAACGTCGACATCTTCAAGGGCCTCACGAGTCTGATCAGACT AAACCTTTCAGGGAACATGTTCTCTTCATTGGCTCAGGGGACTTTTGACAGCCTGGCGTCTCTGAAGTCACT GGAGTTCCAGACACCTTACCTGCTATGTGACTGCAACCTTCTGTGGCTGCTGCGTTGGATCAAAGAAAAGGGCATTGTGGTCAAGAACACCAAGTGCTCCTACCCCCAGTCCCTCCAGGGCCAGCTCATCACCTCCATCAGGCCGGAGCTCCTCACCTGtg ATGCACCGCTTGAGCTGCCCTCCTTCAAGCTGACTCCATCCCAGCGTCAGGTCGTCTTCAAGGGGGACAGCCTGCCTTTCCAGTGTCAGGCTTCCTTTGTAGCGGAGGACATGCAGGTGCTGTGGTACCAGAACGGCCGTATGGTCAAGCCAGACGCCGCCCAAGGCATCTTCATCGAGAAACGCATGGTGCAGAACTGCTCCCTGATCGCGAG CGCTTTGACAATCTCAAACATCCAGCCCGGTTTTACTGGGAACTGGGAGTGCCGGGTCAGGACGAGCAGGGGCAACACCACAAGGACCGTCCACATCGTGGTGTTGGAGAGTTCAGCCAAGTACTGCGCTCCCGAACGTGTCTCTAACAACAAGGGAGAGTTCAG GTGGCCGCGTACCCTGGCAGGGATCAGAGCGTACCTCCCCTGCAACAGACTGCCATCAAGCGCAGGCACCTACTCAGGCAGCTCCGGGGAAGAGCAGCAGGCATGGCGCTACTGTGATCGCGAGGGACTGTGGGCGGAGGAAGATTACTCCCGCTGCCACTTCCAAAAAGATGTCACTAGATTTCTCTATGTCATCAACCAG ATGCCTCTGAATGAGAGCAATGTGGTGGCCAGTGCTCGTCGCCTCTTGGTCTACACAATCGATGCTGCCAACTTCTCAGACAAGATGGACATTATCTTTGTGGCCGAGATGATTGAGAAGTTTGGCAAGTTTGTCGAGAAGTTTAAAGAT CTGGGTGAGGTGATGGTGAGCATGGCCAGTAATTTGATGCTGGCTGACGAGAGGGTGTTGTGGATGGCTCAGCGCGAGGCCATGGCCTGCTCCCGCATCATCGCCAGCCTTCAGAAGATCGCTGTCCACCGTCTCGCCACAGCGCAGGCCTTCTCCCTG ACTTCCCCCAACATAGCACTGGAGGCCCACGCCGTCAGGGCCAACGACTGGAACGGCATGACCTGCATGCTGTTCCAGAGGCCCAGTCCCGAGCGCACGCCCGGCCAGGACCGCCAGCTCACCTTCAAATGCAACACTACCAGCTCTTTCTCCAGCATCCTTCACAAG AGCACCATAGTGGAGGCGTCTCTGCAGCTTCCTCAGTCTATCTTTACTCAGTCTGCACTCCCCGGGCAGGTGGACGACACGGTCTACAAGCTCCACCTACTGGGCTTCCGCAATGGCAAGTTTTTTCCCTCCACCGGCAACTCCTCTCAACTGGCTgatggagggaagaggaggagtgtgGCCACCCCTGTCATCATGGCCATGATAG ACGGCATGTCCCTGCGTGTCCTGCGGACCCCCGTTAACATCACCCTGAGGCGGTTTGCCCGCGGCTCGGACGCCGTGTCCGCCTGCTGGAACTTCAGCCTGGTGGGAGGCCAGGGAGGATGGCAGAGCGACGGCTGCCGCATCCTGGGCCATCACGACAACTTCACCACCATATCCTGCAACTCTCTCGGCAACTACGGCCTGCTCATG GACCTCAGCAGTGTGGAGTATTTTTCTCCCAGCATCCAGCCCCTGCATCCAGTCATCTATGCCACCACTATCATACTTCTCCTGTGCCTGCTCACTATCATTATCAGCTACATCTACCACCACAG GTCTGTCCGTGTCAGCCGTAAGTGTTGGCACATGTTGGTCAACCTCTGCTTCCACATCTCCCTCACCTGCGGGGTCTTCGTAGGTGGCATCAATCAGACGCGCCACGCAAGTGTCTGCCAAGCA GTGGGTATTTTGCTGCACTATTCAACTCTGGCAACAGCTCTGTGGGTGGGTGTGACCGCACGCAACATTTACAAGCAAGTGACACGCAAAGCCAAACGCTACGAAGAGCTGGACGAGCCGCCGCCACCGCCACGGCCTATGTTGAG GTTCTACTTAATTGGCGGAGGGATACCCATCATTGTCTGTGgcatcactgcagcagctaaCATCAAAAACTACGGCAGCCGGACCAATGCACCATA TTGCTGGATGGCATGGGAGCCCAGTATTGGGGCTTTTTATGGCCCGGTGGGATTCATCCTCTTTGTGAACTGCATGTACTTCCTCAGCATCCTGCTCCAGTTGCGTCGCCACCCTGAGCGCCGTTACGAGCTGAAGGAGCCGACCGAAGAGCAGCAGCATCTGGCTTCAGCCAACAGCGAGGCCGGGCCAGATGGTCCCAGCAGCCACTGCCATCCCCTCACTCTCCAGCTCCAGCCGCACGAGGCCTCTTCCTCCATAGTGTCAGCTCCCCACGCTGTGCCCCTGTCAGCTCTGGAGAATGAACATACCTTCGCTGCTCAGCTGATGGGCGCGGCAGGGGCGTTAGGATTGTATGTAGCCCTCTGGGTGTTTGGAGCCATGGCGGTATCACAGGACCACCCATTTGACTTAGCTTTCACCTGCCTGTATGGTGTGGCTGCACTGGCACTCGGGGCGTTCATATTGGCACATCACTGTGTCAACAGGCAGGACATGAGGCGCTATTGGTCCCAGGCTTGTTGCTCCGGGAGACGAGCCTACTCCGCACAGGAGGATGTCCTTCTGCCTCAGCCAGGCGTGGCAATGACATCCACAGCAGGATCCACTAACAAGGCAGATGGGGAGTCAGCAAAATGCGGCCACAGCAGTGCAGACTCTTCCTACACAAATAAGAGCGCCCCAAGCATGCGTAACTCCGCCCACGGCAGCAAGCTGACCAATCTGCACGCAGAGGCAGCTCAGTGCAAGTCTGTCTCAGCACCGGTGACCGCTAACGGTGCCGCCGTTTTGGACAACAGCCTTACTGAGCATTCAGTAgacaatgaaattaaaatgcacGTAGCACCAGTTGAGGTGCAGTTCCGCCCGATGAACAACATTAACAATCCCGCAGCTGCCACTAACGGACACGCGAGCAGGCATCACAAAAACAGAGCACGAGCGCACCGGGCAAGCCGGTTAACCGTGTTGCGAGAGTACGCCTACGACGTGCCCACCAGCGTGGACGGCAGCGTTCAGGGCGCCCCCCACAGGCGGCACCACCATTACGATATAGCAGCACGCAATAGCCGACGGGCCGCTTACATGGCCTACAGAGAGAGGCATCAGAGCCAGCTGCAGCAGGACAGCAGCGACAGCGCAAGCCTACCGCGGCGCTCTCGCTACGCAGACAAGGGAGGTGGCAGCAGTGTGGGGAATGGGACGGTGGCAAGTGTGGAGACTGAGCAGGAGGCTACCGCTGGGGCGTCTAGCTCAAGTAAAGACTCCGGTCCTGTAAAGCCGCCCAGCAGCACAGAACTAGAATCCCAACCTAAGTCATATGGGCTCAACCTCATCACTCAGAACGGTGGcacactgaaagaaaatggaCAACCTGTGCCTTTAATTAACTCAGAGAGTGCAGCCAGTATAAAGACCGGCTTGTGGAAACATGAAACTACTGTGTAG